A window of Gemmatimonas aurantiaca genomic DNA:
CTCCTCGCCCATTCCGCGCCGATGGCATCCACCACCAGGGACCCGCTCGCGGAAGCACAGGCTGCGTCACTGCTGTTGCTCTCCCGCATGATCCTCTGGTTCTGGTGCCCGGGGCTCGCGTTCTCGTTGGCGCTCTACTTTCCCAGAGTCACGTTTCAGACACCATTGACGGCGGCATTGATACTGCTGCCACTGGTGGGATGGTTTCTCCGGCCTGCACCGAGCCGTCCGGCGACACTGCGGGCCACGGCGGCGTTGCTGGCATTCGGCATCATCGCGGTCATTGCACTCCTTTCCAGTGGTCCCCGGTCGCTCAACATCGCGATGATCGCGCTGCTGCTCAGTCTCATCGTGCTCTTCCGCAGCCCGCGCACCACGGGTGTTGCCCTCGCCGGATTGGCGCTGTGTGCGATCATCGGGATCGTGTTGCAGGCCATCGGGTGGATGCCACCGACCTCGGGCGAGGGAGACCGTCCGATGCCGTACCGGATCGTCACCGCGCTCATGGCGATCTCGGCTCTGGGGTACTGCGCCTCGGTGTCGATTTCGACACTGCGCATCTACGGCGTTGCCCGTCAAGCGGCCGAAGAGCGGCTCGAGGAACTGCGGCGGGCGCGTGAGGAGGCCGAGGCGCTGCAGTTACGTGAAGTGAAAGCGACGATCGCGACCGGCATGGCGCACGACCTCG
This region includes:
- a CDS encoding HAMP domain-containing sensor histidine kinase; the encoded protein is MASTTRDPLAEAQAASLLLLSRMILWFWCPGLAFSLALYFPRVTFQTPLTAALILLPLVGWFLRPAPSRPATLRATAALLAFGIIAVIALLSSGPRSLNIAMIALLLSLIVLFRSPRTTGVALAGLALCAIIGIVLQAIGWMPPTSGEGDRPMPYRIVTALMAISALGYCASVSISTLRIYGVARQAAEERLEELRRAREEAEALQLREVKATIATGMAHDLANIVQVMTSSADLLRDQPLDHEGHAALQEIEVIGERATSTLRALLTIGRATAADTPPVAMGASSGSSGRANVRTVLGRLETLLRPLLGRRVSLFIEVESPSMVSVDGSRLEQALLNLALNARDAMPHGGTLRITARDAGEEVLIAVTDTGIGLDPEIQARVFEPYFTTKAPGKGTGLGLAMVRRIMDQSNGRITVTSALGEGTTFSLWFPQAT